A single region of the Thermodesulfobacteriota bacterium genome encodes:
- a CDS encoding nucleoside recognition protein, with amino-acid sequence MGGPATTAVPGEPVPDIPTRIRTGLVAGFRTSLRIIWVSVPLYVGVTLLKGTPALDLLGGVFAPWMGVFGLPGEAAFAFVAAFLLNLYAGIAVIVPLNLDSFQVTQCGLMMGIAHNLIVEGGVLSTTGTRGWVLTFCRLVIAAAAGLLLRGLWHLWGLF; translated from the coding sequence TTGGGCGGTCCCGCGACAACCGCCGTGCCCGGCGAACCCGTCCCCGACATCCCGACGCGGATCCGCACGGGGCTCGTCGCGGGGTTCCGGACTTCCCTGAGGATCATCTGGGTGTCCGTCCCTTTGTACGTCGGCGTCACCCTGCTGAAGGGGACGCCCGCCCTCGACCTGCTGGGCGGGGTCTTCGCGCCCTGGATGGGCGTCTTCGGCCTCCCGGGCGAGGCGGCCTTCGCGTTCGTCGCCGCGTTCCTGCTCAATCTCTACGCAGGGATTGCGGTCATCGTCCCGCTGAACCTGGATTCCTTCCAGGTGACGCAGTGCGGCCTGATGATGGGGATCGCCCACAACCTGATCGTGGAGGGCGGCGTGCTCTCCACCACGGGGACCCGGGGGTGGGTGCTCACCTTCTGCCGGTTGGTCATCGCGGCGGCGGCGGGGCTGCTGCTGCGGGGGCTGTGGCACCTCTGGGGGCTTTTCTGA